In the Oscarella lobularis chromosome 14, ooOscLobu1.1, whole genome shotgun sequence genome, one interval contains:
- the LOC136195484 gene encoding low-density lipoprotein receptor-related protein 4-like — protein MRGAERVSSLHIHPFSAVFDGANLIWSDWTRRFILWTPISSPYQIKLLRQFSLTPYGIALYNSRNVGGTNGCAENNGGCSQLCLPEPSGSHVCACCRGVLQSDNRTCLIDHKKSFPYFLVADYNSARGLDVETLADVHPPLRGLQLAVAIDYDPVRETIYYTDTYTDEVHATYRNGTTETLAHGFIHPAGVAVDWIGCYVYFTDTILNVVGFAKMNTSELVILIRDNMTNPRDIALDLTRGKMYWTDYYNSSGRIERADMDGRNREVIVNDLEQPSGLALDIENEVIYWVDKKSLKIEKSNFDGTNRAIVASSLSDPFHLVFHKGSLYWTDWNEKNIVRMQVNASGVPISNPTTYATPSPPLRIPSGIALYDPPSRLQIRENLTERYPPYCADSCAEEPRKANASCNESDCCFCPPYCVPVTKDGKLSRNCFCTKNNAHLCHPMPTASIERWDESSGIITLMCKVATGVDVNIPTLYTRWLKGHSSIAFTWWLGGTTTGTCHYHRLEIPIGEKGNGIYSCGATNRFGTTVSNEITIGSENLAEDDNDSDNDSIG, from the exons ATGCGAGGAGCCGAACGGGTCTCCTCGTTACACATTCATCCTTTCTCCGCAGTTTTCGATGGTGCTAACCTTATATGGTCCGATTGGACGAGGCGTTTCATTCTTTGGACACCGATCTCGAGTCCGTATCAAATCAAATTATTAAGGCAATTCAGTCTCACACCCTACGGCATCGCCTTGTATAATTCCAGAAACGTCGGAG GAACGAATGGTTGTGCTGAAAACAACGGAGGGTGTTCCCAGTTGTGCCTGCCGGAACCAAGTGGGTCGCACGTGTGCGCTTGCTGTCGCGGAGTATTGCAGTCTGATAACAGAACATGTCTCATTGACCACA AAAAATCTTTTCCGTACTTCTTGGTGGCTGATTATAACAGCGCACGAGGtcttgacgtcgaaacgctaGCAGACGTTCATCCACCGCTACGCGGACTACAGCTGGCAGTAGCAATTGACTACGATCCCGTTCGAGAAACCATCTACTATACGGACACTTACACGGATGAAGTACACGCAACGTATCGTAATGGTACCACCGAAACTCTGGCCCACGGCTTTATACATCCTGCTGGGGTGGCTGTCGACTGGATTGGGTGCTACGTCTACTTCACGGACACGATTTTGAACGTAGTAGGCTTTGCAAAAATGAACACGTCTGAATTGGTGATACTCATCAGGGACAATATGACTAATCCAAGAGACATTGCTCTGGATTTGACAAGGGG gaaaaTGTATTGGACTGACTACTATAATTCAAGCGGAAGAATTGAACGGGCCGACATGGACGGCAGGAATCGCGAGGTGATTGTCAATGATTTAGAGCAACCTAGCGGTCTGGCACTCGATATTGAAAATGAAGTCATATATTGGGTAGACAAAAAGTCATTGAAA ATAGAAAAAAGCAATTTCGACGGAACAAATCGTGCGATCGTGgcatcgtcgctttccgaTCCATTTCACTTAGTATTCCACAAGGGATCTCTGTACTGGACCGACTGGAATGAGAAGAACATCGTACGTATGCAAGTTAATGCCAGTGGAGTGCCAATTTCAAACCCTACAACGTATGCCACTCCTTCCCCTCCTCTCCGAATTCCCTCGGGAATCGCACTCTACGATCCGCCAAGCCGTTTGCAGATACGAGAAAATCTGACCGAGCGATATCCACCATATTGTGCAGATTCATGTGCAGAAGAGCCGAGAAAGGCCAATGCAAGCTGCAATGAAAGCGACTGTTGTTTTTGTCCGCCGTATTGCGTTCCTGTTACAAAAGATGGGAAATTGTCAAGAAACTGCTTTTGTACTAAAAACAACGCCCATCTTTGCCATCCAATGCCAACGGCTTCCATAGAAAGATGGGACGAGTCTTCTGGTATCATCACCTTGATGTGTAAAGTTGCTACTGGCGTAGACGTCAATATTCCGACACTATACACTCGGTGGCTTAAGGGACATTCTTCCATTGCATTTACTTGGTGGCTTGGAGGAACTACTACTGGAACTTGCCATTATCATAGGCTGGAGATTCCCATTGGTGAAAAAGGCAACGGAATTTATTCGTGCGGTGCCACCAACAGATTCGGAACGACAGTTTCGAATGAAATCACGATTGGCAGCGAGAATTTGGCGGAAGACGATAATGACAGTGACAATGACAGTATCGGTTGA
- the LOC136195669 gene encoding uncharacterized protein yields the protein MAQKRLKKYAASDFPAHDAASANDVTALRKLLATDLPSPPMLNRDDETPLHSAARDGATDAVDWLLKNTTIDVQCRTKNGETPAHLASSGGHLKALKRLANFDASQRHDVATRPDAQGLNALHLAVVRERAHVVDWLLKEFADSAFARNENGQLPVHFAAASGNLDILKILLKHSGPDAANSRDENGATPVYFAAQEGRLESIQHLVKHAHADPLAAASDGMTSVHAATQGGHLDTVKWLINKLGKDKIQEGVEDGATPVHFAAATGHVNLLEWFLNVSDDALGLVQLTDQFGGTPAHDAAEYSHVECLKLLLRHGADLFATDQEGMSPYSLAIQNQDSEVAQFVMEHAEEDRGDGLPSDRPSSSVLRVRSPNRGSMRFNSKTTSTTTEDPDTKRLSIPRTLETDAFEINEAQREVQMMLQNAEGPLQPGVALEAAAELTTRRLSLVRETDDSKKSDSDLDVAFDVENHSPPSGEEGMPDTGEGLLRLDSRGMLRQKRSEGVEHFVGPRGDVYASPARLRKRSKPKPNLVNVDGIDEEYGGAAEATKKMSVMSGPFEEVESGAGGKWYDEHAWHDEGRPPVDEVHSPAAGVIRYTRVEQRPNRGPPPPRPIPYYEYQRGGRNRPPPSRRPAHVVYGTPPSSRRVFVARRRAPPPPSTRFRGPPPPPLQRHQPRTVGPFDNEADIILKPRIVKSHFLAHPRIHPPHSRVAYETRKHQVAARQTSDNSLTSEYSTTTSPGSTTYRPAPGKRHGGDAVIVKRRARGGGGVGRGHRVRPVSDFYYQYGHQNGFAGQPPPAAAGRRVAPRENLFPARSMPVIAHQAPERRIKRTGSHDDGTIHRRGGGGADENEVSALAIGCASAAVVVLAAVAGTRMKRSGFLGSLYGSRRRDAASSGIGSKIAAAYETGSPLGEIPSESSIVFGSQSTSGGEKNRKGKKKGLGKKTSRSTINSSELHPVPEDEWEYNYETERESTGWAAGEEGEGLGDGDEIVRSPTGQLSGKDITEAYRTATRATSSFKARANAAQTRLLALDDDDDDVAAVDDAVNLSASEARARLVGGGGGRLANNSHIRTRARPIGEEPVPTIVQSANHRSATGGFSAKLSTLRNRDDGGITWWSSDAVQRRQLAETGGQIAVQAQVHRQMETVERRERIGTVIDLHAAGGGGTAWTTDSSVTATARRTTGSDSFSSLPPPSSQPAAFQYSTVEAAASSRQRNAEAEASLIVSGGDGPPIAPPLQPDALAESIAAATRLPSPPAAKVLEGVGTTLETVTEEEEGMMHVRGGESRRRKKTVGEMEAGYLTTTSSILLREELAKKEAELRQVRSMHRQLSLKRGETMEFDDDDDDDDDSLVAVDARVAEGTRRRQSEAELVRQITMGRTDSGASANLEALERELQELRAFVPARDAEDFLTPVGSDPSSPTTTTATTTKNVRAFTLLKGAEERNRLADEGLSALSHLPLHAPTALHATAVSPTIAEMTAAEAKSHDATDSPVLVRGVSQPLGQPDVVDTSYRVGAIGPSVLAEKLKIAKATETRNEALAGEVVSGNRRPKTPVSPLVARSEEGSVGTKLTVPGGDDDDDALAQPAQFTPVVARKSAEIVKIPSPLPAESDEEEEEDVYSAPLFSSLAVSTKEAFLVKETTPAPNEDTLVLHDGDGDSPVNEKKGDTSRIRTPHIVRQDSSTLWQAAVKKTQRLQMSKGADTELERKLNRRHNLAAVTEALLTPLLKRKASPIEQEGDGIKI from the exons ATGGCTCAGAAACGACTCAAAAAATACGCCGCCTCGGATTTCCCGGCGCACgacgcggcgtcggcgaacgacgTGACGGCGCTTCGCAAGCTCCTCGCAACCGATCTCCCGTCGCCGCCCATGCTCaaccgcgacgacgaaacgccgcTGCACAGCGCCGCGAGAGACGGCGCGACGGACGCCGTCGATTGGCTCCTCAAGAacacgacgatcgacgtccaATGTCGgacgaaaaacggcgaaacgCCCGCGCACTTGGCGTCGAGCGGCGGCCACTTGAAAGCGCTCAAGCGCctcgcgaatttcgacgcTTCGCAGAggcacgacgtcgcgacgcgacCCGACGCGCAGGGATTGAACGCACTCCATTTGGCGGTCGTGCGCGAACGCgctcacgtcgtcgattggctATTGAAGGAGTTCGCCGATAGCGCGTTCGCGCGAAACGAGAACGGCCAATTGCCCGTgcacttcgccgccgcttcgg GTAATCTCGACATACTGAAAATATTACTGAAACATTCCGGCCCCGACGCGGCTAATAGTCGTGACGAGAACG GTGCCACACCTGTGTACTTTGCTGCGCAGGAGGGTCGTCTTGAGTCCATTCAGCATCTGGTCAAACATGCCCACGCCGATCCCCTTGCAGCGGCGAGCGACGGTATGACGTCAGTGCACGCAGCCACTCAGGGCGGTCATCTGGACACAGTAAAA tggttaattaataaattggGAAAAGATAAAATTCAGGAGGGAGTCGAAGACGGGGCGACGCCCGTTCACTTCGCCGCCG CGACGGGTCACGTCAATCTCTTGGAATGGTTCCTAAacgtcagcgacgacgctttggGTCTCGTTCAACTTACGGATCAATTCGGCGGCACGCCGGCgcacgacgccgccgagtACAGTCACGTGGAATGCCTCAAATTGCTCTTGCGACACGGAGCCGATCTCTTTGCCACAGACCAG GAGGGCATGAGTCCCTATAGTCTCGCCATACAGAACCAAGATTCCGAAGTAGCGCAATTTGTAATGGAACACGCGGAAGAAGACCGAGGCGACGGACTTCCCTCCGATCGGCCATCGTCTAGCGTCCTACGCGTTCGATCTCCAAATCGCGGCAGTATGCGATTCaattcgaaaacgacgtcgacgacgacggaagatCCGGATACGAAACGTTTATCCATTCCGCGTACACTCGAAACGGACGCTTTCGAGATCAACGAAGCGCAGCGCGAAGTCCAAATGATGCTCCAGAATGCGGAGGGGCCCCTCCAACCGGGCGTCGCCTTGGAAGCGGCCGCCGAGttgacgacgcgacgtctGAGTCTCGTTCGGGAGACGGACGACAGTAAGAAGTCGGATTCCGATTTggacgtcgccttcgacgtcgagaatcattcgccgccgtcgggCGAGGAAGGGATGCCGGATACGGGCGAGGGGCTATTGCGACTCGATTCGCGCGGAATGCTGCGACAGAAACGATCGGAAGGAGTCGAGCATTTCGTGGGGCCGCGCGGCGACGTGTACGCGTCGCCGGCGCGCTTGAGAAAGCGATCGAAACCGAAACCGAATCTCGTGAACGTGGACGGGATCGACGAGGAATACGGCGGAGCGgcggaagcgacgaagaagatgTCGGTTATGTCGGGACCGtttgaagaagtcgagtCGGGAGCGGGTGGAAAATGGTACGACGAGCACGCTTGGCATGACGAGGGTAGACCGCCCGTTGACGAAGTCCACTCACCCGCGGCGGGAGTGATTCGGTATACGCGTGTGGAGCAGCGTCCCAACCGCGGTCCGCCTCCTCCGCGTCCCATTCCATATTACGAGTATCAGCGTGGCGGCAGAAATCGACCGCctccgtctcgtcgtccCGCTCACGTCGTCTACggaacgccgccgtcgtcgcgtcgagtTTTCGTTgcacgacgtcgtgcgccgccgcctccgtcgactcgttttcgtggcccgccgccgccgccgcttcagCGACACCAACCGCGAACCGTCGGTCCGTTCGATAACGAAGCGGATATCATACTAAAGCCGCGCATAGTCAAATCGCATTTTCTCGCTCACCCAAGAATTCATCCTCCTCATTCTCGCGTCGCCTACGAAACAAGAAAACATCAAGTAGCAGCGAGACAGACGAGCGACAATTCGCTGACGAGCGAATactcgacgacaacgtcgccCGGTTCAACTACGTATCGCCCGGCACCAGGTAAAcgtcacggcggcgacgctgTAATAGTCAAGAGACGAGCTCGAGGTGGAGGGGGAGTCGGAAGAGGCCATCGCGTTCGTCCCGTATCCGATTTTTATTACCAGTACGGTCATCAGAATGGATTCGCTGggcagccgccgccggcggcggcgggaagACGCGTTGCGCCGCGCGAGAATCTCTTCCCCGCGCGATCCATGCCCGTTATTGCTCATCAAGCGCCCGAGAGGCGAATCAAGCGCACTGGAAGTCACGACGATGGGACGATTcatcgtcgcggcggcggcggcgcggaCGAGAACGAAGTATCCGCGTTGGCGATCGGTTGCgcttcggcggcggtcgTCGTGTTGGCCGCCGTCGCGGGGACTCGCATGAAACGCAGCGGATTTTTGGGTAGTCTTTACGggtctcgacgacgcgacgccgcttcgtcgGGAATCGGATCGAAAATCGCTGCCGCGTACGAGACGGGATCGCCGCTGGGTGAAATTCCGAGCGAGTCGTCGATCGTGTTCGGGAGTCAGTCGACATCCGGCGGCGAAAAGAACCgaaagggaaagaaaaagggattgggaaagaaaacgagtcgaagCACGATAAATTCGAGCGAACTTCATCCCGTTCCCGAAGACGAATGGGAATACAATTACGAAACGGAGAGGGAGTCGACTGGCTGGGCTGCCGGCGAGGAGGGAGAAggtctcggcgacggcgacgagatagTTCGTTCGCCTACGGGACAATTATCGGGGAAGGATATCACGGAAGCCTATCGTACGGCaacgcgcgcgacgtcgtcgtttaaGGCGCGCGCAAATGCGGCGCAGACGCGACTTTTggctctcgacgacgacgacgacgacgtcgctgccgTAGACGATGCGGTCAATCTGAGCGCTTCGGAAGCGCGAGCTCGATTggttggcggcggcggcggccgatTGGCTAATAATTCGCATATTCGTACGAGAGCGCGACCCATCGGCGAGGAACCCGTACCGACGATCGTTCAATCGGCGAATCATCGATCTGCGACGGGCGGTTTTTCGGCGAAATTGTCGACGCTGCGCAAccgagacgacggcggaatTACGTGGTGGTCGTCGGATGCcgttcaacgacgtcaattggCCGAAACCGGCGGGCAGATTGCAGTTCAAGCGCAGGTTCATCGTCAGATGGAGACGGTAGAACGCAGAGAAAGAATCGGCACTGTCATAGATTTAcacgccgccggcggcggtggaaCCGCGTGGACCACCGATTCCTCCGTTACAGCAACAGCTCGAAGAACGACTGGCAGCGATAGTTTTTCCTCTCTTCCACCTCCTTCATCTCAACCCGCCGCTTTTCAGTACAGCAccgtcgaagcggcggcgtctTCGAGACAACGCAACGCCGAAGCGGAGGCGAGTCTGATCGTTTCTGGTGGCGACGGTCCCCCGATAGCGCCACCGTTGCAGCCCGACGCTCTTGCCGAGTCGATTGCGGCCGCGACGCGACTGCCGAGTCCGCCGGCTGCGAAAGTGCTCGAAGGCGTCGGCACGACGTTGGAAACGGTcaccgaagaagaggaaggcaTGATGCACGttcgcggcggcgagtctagacgacgaaagaagacggTCGGGGAAATGGAGGCCGGttatttgacgacgacgtcgtcgattctgcttcgagaagaactcgcgaaaaaagaagcggaATTGCGACAAGTGCGCAGCATGCATCGACAACTGAGCTTAAAACGAGGCGAGACAAtggaattcgacgacgacgacgacgacgacgacgacagtctcgtcgccgtcgatgcCCGCGTCGCCGAGggaactcgtcgtcgtcaaagcgaAGCCGAACTCGTGCGTCAGATTACGATGGGTCGAACGGACAGCGGCGCTTCGGCGAACTTGGAAGCGCTCGAGCGCGAATTGCAGGAATTGCGCGCTTTCGTTCCGGCGAGAGATGCGGAGGATTTTCTGACGCCCGTCGGATCCGATCCCAGctcgccaacgacgacgacggcaacgacgacgaaaaacgttcGCGCGTTCACTCTGTTGAAGGGCGCCGAAGAGCGGAATCGCTTAGCCGACGAAGGCCTAAGCGCTCTCTCGCATTTACCGCTTCACGCGCCGACGGCTTTGCACGCGACGGCCGTCAGTCCGACGATCGCTGAAATGACGGCTGCTGAAGCGAAATCTCACGATGCAACGGATTCGCCTGTGCTCGTGCGCGGCGTCTCTCAGCCGCTCGGTCAgccggacgtcgtcgacacgTCGTATCGCGTTGGAGCCATCGGGCCGTCCGTGCTGgcggaaaaattgaaaatagcGAAGGCAACGGAGACTAGAAACGAGGCTTTGGCCGGCGAAGTCGTCAGCG GAAATCGTCGGCCAAAGACGCCCGTGTCACCCTTGGTGGCAAGATCGGAGGAGGGAAGTGTCGGCACGAAATTGACTGTCcccggcggcgacgacgatgacgacgcgtTGGCGCAGCCGGCTCAATTTACTCCGGTCGTGGCGCGAAAGAGCGCGGAGATCGTGAAAATTCCAAGTCCCCTTCCCGCCGAAtcggacgaggaggaggaggaggacgttTACTCGGCGccgcttttctcgtcgttggccgtttcgacgaaagaagcgtTCCTCgtgaaggagacgacgccCGCTCCCAATG AAGACACGCTTGTTTTGCATGACG GTGACGGCGATTCTCCCgtcaacgagaagaaaggag ATACCAGCAGAATACGAACG CCGCACATCGTTCGCCAAGACTCAAGTACCCTGTGGCAGGCGGCGGTGAAAAAGACGCAGCGTTTGCAGATGAGCAAAGGAGCCGATACGGAACTTGAACGGAAGCTGAACCGACGTCATAATCTCGCGGCAGTGACGGAGGCTCTACTGACCCCGTtactgaaaagaaaagcgtcgCCGATCGAGCAGGAGGGCGACGGAATTAAAATTTAA
- the LOC136195682 gene encoding dnaJ homolog subfamily C member 3-like: MHLFSSSLYLTTIIIGASTMSPEIENHLEMGKKLLSQGQYQDALSHYHAAVDGDPNNYMTYFRRATVYLAIGRSKSALPDLAKVIELKPDFIQARSQRANVLMKQGKLAEARLDYESVLKINPENEELKANLDSIGAIEEAIKTAEQLKDGGDAENAIQWLSRPIELCPWDPKLRIMRSECYLAMGDYIKAMGDMRSITKLVNDPTEAHYKLSTLHYQMGELDEALREVRECLKLDPDHKLCYPHYKTLKKLDKQFKDGDRAMEEGRFDDALDKYRAALKTEPTLHHYVVRSKTQICNALYKLGQLEEAFTACTEAIEEDEFNIDALCDRAEIYITREQYDEAIGDYQKAKQVEGHPQKVEEGFNRAQKLLKQSQKRDYYKILGVKRTATKNQILKAYRKLAVKWHPDRYKGEDKKMAEKKFIEVAAAKEVLSDDEKRQKFDNGEDPLDPEGQQGGGGWNFHQGGFPFGGGGGGGGNGGPFQFKFHFG; encoded by the exons ATGCATCtattctcttcgtctctgTATCTAACGACAATCATCATAG GCGCATCGACGATGTCCCCAGAAATAGAGAATCACTTAGAAATGGGCAAGAAACTTCTCAGCCAAGGACAATACCAGGACGCCTTATCGCACTACCACGCGGCAGTAG ACGGAGACCCGAACAACTATATGACGTATTTCCGACGCGCCACTGTCTATCTGGCGATTGGACGATCGAAATCGGCTCTGCCCGATTTGGCCAAAGTCATAGAATTGAAGCCGGACTTCATTCAA GCTCGATCGCAGCGGGCTAACGTGCTAATGAAACAGGGCAAGTTGGCCGAAGCTAGGCTGGACTATGAAAGCGTT CTGAAAATCAATCcggaaaatgaagaattGAAGGCGAATTTAGACAGCATAGGAGCGATCGAGGAAGCCATCAAAACAGCGGAACAATTGAAGGACGGCGGAGATGCGGAGAATGCAATTCAATGGCTTTCAAGACCTATTGAG TTGTGTCCTTGGGATCCTAAACTAAGGATAATGAGATCGGAGTGCTACTTGGCTATGGGGGATTACATAAAAGCAATGGGTGACATGAG ATCAATAACAAAGCTGGTGAACGATCCCACTGAGGCTCACTATAAGCTCAGCACTTTGCACTATCAGATGGGAGAATTGGATGAGGCTCTAAG GGAAGTGAGGGAGTGTTTGAAACTTGATCCCGATCACAAGCTCTGCTATCCTCACTACAAG ACTTTGAAGAAATTAGACAAACAATTCAAGGATGGCGATAGAGCAATGGAAGAAGGAAG ATTCGATGACGCTTTGGACAAGTATCGAGCCGCCCTGAAAACCGAACCAACTCTTCACCACTACGTCGTTCGTTCAAAAACGCAAATATGCAACGCTCTCTACAAA CTTGGTCAACTCGAAGAAGCTTTTACGGCGTGCACGGAAGCAATCGAGGAAGACGAATTCAACATCGACGCTCTATGCGACAGAGCGGAAATATATATAACTCGAGAGCAGTACGACGAAG CCATTGGCGACTACCAGAAAGCGAAACAAGTCGAAGGACATCCGCAGAAGGTCGAAGAGGGATTCAATCGAGCGCAGAAGCTGCTGAAGCAGTCTCAGAAACGAGACTATTATAAAATCCTTGGAGTTAAAAG GACTGcgacgaaaaatcaaatactGAAAGCGTATCGCAAACTCGCCGTCAAATGGCATCCCGATCGCTACAAAGGCGAAGACAAGAAAATGGCCGAGAAGAAATTCATCGAAGTGGCGGCGGCCAAAGAAGTCCTctcggacgacgagaaaagacaGAAGTTCGACAACGGCGAGGATCCGCTCGATCCGGAAGGACAGCAAGGCGGAGGCGGCTGGAATTTCCATCAAGGCGGCTTTcctttcggcggcggcggcggaggcggcggcaacggcggacCATTTCAGTTCAAATTTCATTTCGGCTAG